The region TGCTATTATCTCTGAATGTGTTGCAAGAAAACAATCAGTCATGTGGATGTGAGTATACTGAGTTATCTGTTACTTGCCAATTGTAAAAATAGTAATGTCAAGAGAAACTTCAGGCCACTGAATTCCTCAGTGAGaaggcagtttttaaaaattcattcatgggatgacagaGTCATTAACCAGGTAgatttttttgcccatccctaattgcctagagggcagtttagagtcaaccacattgccctgggtctggagtcaagtgtTGACTAGACCAAGTAAGTTTTATTCCCTAAAgcagattagtgaaccagatgggttttccccaacaatcaacaatgggttcatggtcatccagatattttactgaattgaaattccaccatctgctgtggtgggatttgaacccaggtccctagattgttatctggatgaacagtccagcgataactcCACTTGGTCATTGCCTCCCCAGGTGTGGAGTTAAAAGAGGATCAGGAGGGTTACATTCATCTGTACGAGACATGGAGTTACACAAGAAACCTGAGTTACTTCTTTCACCATTTGAACACAAGCTAATTCTATTGGCTTCAATAGTATTCAAAATGGTACGAATCTGGTGAAAAAGTAGTGATCCCCAGCAATGACAATGGACCAATAGGTCATCCATGAAACCAGAAATTAGCATTGTCTTTATTTGGATACTCTTAAAATTGAGTCAGGACGATAAAGAAATTAaaggtgggattagtttgaaTCCACCAGATTACTTCTTACTTTTCACTGCTCAGAGCCTTTAAGGGTTAATGGTTTAGGTAATGAAACAAAGCTCCCCCATCTTTTTTGTGCTCTCTGTGGTGTGTTAATGGACACACAGATCAGGACTGGTTTAGCATCTCATGTGGGCTAAGTAAGGGATGGCCTAAGATGGGGAGGGTGAATGACAGGGATAAGGATCAAGGTAAGCATTTTATTGTAGATAGTGGCATAGTGCTACTGTCGCTGAACTCATAACCTGGAGGCTCCATCTAAACCATGGGGACATGGAAGCTGGtcgaatttaaattcaatgaataaatctggaagtAAAAATGCTAGTAATGGTGACCATCAATTATTGTAAAAGTTCGGTAATGTAATTTTCAATGAGTTAGATAAAGGGCTAAATGCATCAAGGGTataggcagaaagcaggaacaggattctaaattggatgattagccatgattgtgttgaatttGTATTTTATATAACACTTTATGTTACCTTAGAATATCCCAGAATGCTTCACAGCTaattaaatacatttaaaattACCACTATAAAGTAGGACAGTGGAAAGGAAAGGTGAAGCGAGGAAAGATAAGATCAGGAGACAATTGCTGGATGATCTAGTTTCTGGTTCATCGCCATAGAAAGGgaaaagagagagtttgaagtAAAATTAGATTGCATTGGTCCCAAGGCATGCTAAACCCAATGGCCACTCAGAACAGGAGACAACAATTATACCCATTACTGTTTCAATATTGCACTGGTGGTAACATAGCTGTAACACTTGTGCAACTGTTTAGGATTGTTGTCACAACTGAATTATAAAAAATACACACAACAATTAATGCAGCAATTCACATTGATAAGTACGTTTATTTTCATCTGTCTAGTTACCATTTTTTTTGTGTTAAATGGCAGTCAGTTGTTCACAGAACATGGTAGGGCAAACAGGCAAACATTCAGCTATGTTCCCTGGCCCCTGCTATTGGAGAGCCACAGTTCAATATGTAATGAGGCAGGAAAAGGAAATGGATCTTAAATCACAAGTTACAGTTACTAAGCCATGAAAATAATCTGATGTTGAGGTACAGTTAGCAAGTAGGGCCAGTGTAAGGTCTTTATCTTTTATCCGCGTTTTCATTAGAGCCAGAATGTTACAGTATATTTGAAACCATGATTCCCACGATTATTTCCCCGTAGTTTATTGCACAGCAGCTGAACTGGGTTTAGAGATATACTATTGTGAACTTTGGGCTGCAAAGACCATACTCAGAAGGCAAAAGCTCATAGGCTGTATGAGTAATCAGCTTTGTGAACCCTTGTCACTGTGCTGGATGCAGTCCTCCTCCTGCTCATCGATTCGTCTGACTGAGCAGAAGCACAATGTCATCAATCCCTTAATGTCTGCCTACAGCAGAGATGTTGTGGCAGAGGAGCtagggaagcagtgactgcagtTGCTCTTCAAATGTCATCCTTTCAAAATTGATGTACCAACATTAAGTCCATGGTAATTCATATCTACTGAGGGATGGGTTTTAGCTCATACTGACTGTTGGTGGGCTAAGTAAGGGATGGTCTAAGATGGGACAGTGAATGACAAAGGAGCCTCACACTAAGTACAATGAAATTAAAGAAATGtaattcacaaaaaaaatcaaaatccttGAATAAAAAAGGAATTTAACTTGTTCAGTCAACTTGAAGCAATGGTCACAGCCAAAGTCCTTATTTCAGGCTGGTTTATCCACCTACACTGTACTCTGAGCTGTCAGCATATCTTAGATCTGGGCCAGCTCTTTTGAGGGGCTGTCAGTCGGGGGTGCTTAATTTTTTCTGGGCCCAGTGAGGCATTGGGTACCGTGTCTGGTCAAGTGAGATGTTCAGTCATGAACCCAAATGATTAACATATCCTCTGGTAAATACTTTATCCTGTATCCAAACTAACCAATCAAGTATTAGACATCAGATCGTGGTAAGCAACCAGAGCAGTGACCTTCAACTCCTTACTCCCGTGGGGGCACTGCACTCATTGGGAACTGGGATTGAAAAATGGTGGCTGCTTTGGGTAAAGGGGattgtagatttaccctcaattTTATACAGTGATACCATTGAATTTATTAGCCTTTCAGTTTATTGAAGGTAAAAAAAAGCCATTGACCAAAGTTAAGGAGTCCTGCTGTCATTAACAATACATCATTAATCTAGGAGTAAAATGCTGGAACTTCCACACTCAGGAATCCAGTCTTTGTGACATTCGAGCAGTGGAATTCCACTCATAAACAGCTGGCAATTTTTGGAAGCAGTTTATCTCTACTCTTCTTCTTATGTTTCCATTTAATCTTTCGCCAGGTTAccacagaaaatagtcaagaaagCACCAACTTGTCAGCTGTCCTGTTAGTATCGTACGTTACAGGGAGATTCAGAGTCCAGACCATTCTTGAAAAAGCAAACTGGTTGAAGTGCACAATCCAGTGCATTGTTCGCAGAGTATTCAATGTCTTGTTGCATTATGATTCAATCGTACATAGTTGTAGAGTCTATTACAACACAGGGGAAGACCATCATCCACGCTGGCTTTCTGTAGAATAATCAAACAAGTCCCATTCAAGTCCCATCCCCTGCTTCAGCCTTGTAGCCTGCAAGTTTACTTCCCCAAGTGCCAATCCATTTCCTTTTGCAATCTTCTTCATTTCCACTTTCACCACATTCATAGGCCATGAGCTCCAGGTCCTTTCCACTTGCTGCTTTAAAAGGTTCTTAtatgaccctctgtttcttgattGGAACCTTATATCTGTGTCTCCTATCCCTTGTCCCATCAACTAATGGGTTTTTGTGTCTTTGTCTACCTTATCTAAACCTGCCATAATTGTATCTACCTCATCACATGTCCTGTTAACCTCCGATGCTTCAAGGAGAAAAACTGCAGCTTCTCCTTCCCTCGTAGCTAACATTGCACCACCCTGAAACCAATCCGGTAAATCTATTCTGCATCCACTGAAGGACCTTCGCTAAAATGAGTTGGCCAGAAGTGACCTAACCAAAGCTTCATTAATGTtcaacataacttccctgcttttgtactcagTATCTCTAtttatgaagcccaagatcccataTGCTTTTCTACCTACTCAGTACCCTTCCGGGACCAGATGCAATCTCAAAAAACGTTACTGAGTTGGTTACTGGGTTCGATAACTCATTGTATCAATCAGACTTGAAACTTGATTGAATTAGATGCAGGAACAGATCTGACTCAATATTTGATTTAAGTGTACTCAATGAGACACATGTATGCTATTCTAAAAATCTGCATTACAAATGAGGGGCTAATACCACTGATCAGAAATGTGACAGCATTGCCTTTGATATTTCTGATCAGAAACCATAGACATCTTGTTTTAAAAACCCATTCTTAAGAACATTAGAATTGGAACTGGAGTAGACCATATTTCCTTTTAAGTGTTTATTCTATGACTGTGACCTGTAATTCTGGATCCTCCAGTCAGAGGAAAACAGCTTTCCAGCAACTACCCTGACAAGCCATACCCTTGATAGTGCCAGTAGGAACACCATCGGTAGAATTAGTACTGACCTAAGTGGACTGTGTAATACCTCACTTGCTTAGGTAGGTACCTTCTTTATGTTCTTATTCTCCCTGTTTCAAAACTTAGCCCAGGCTCATGATCCCAGGGTTCATTTTGGAGATCAGCGGTTAAAAGTTCAAGTGGGATTAATTTCGAGATCGCTGCTTAAAAGCTCAGTCTCCAGTGCTATTGCTTCTCCTCTCAATCACGCATCTGCTACAGAAAAATATAAAGGGCTTAGGATTCTGGGACTGAATATAAAGCACAATGTTTTTTATTGTAATAAGTGCTGGGTCAAACGGCCACATATTCTGGTCTGTTTGTTCTGTCTGGAAAGCTCCTGGGTATTGCTTTACAAATGGGACACATAGTGAGTGTGGGCTAGATATTCAATAAAAGGAAACAGGTTCTTTACAGTGGAACCCAGTCTATCTCTCACCTGAGATCCATTCACAAACACAAGTTCAATTGAAGGCTAATTTCTGGTTGATTTGCTCAGTTCCAAATTGAGGCCAATTAGTTTAACTTCACCTGACAGCAGCTAACTGAGCAGAGAACAAAAATGGAGCCAGAGACTTTCCTGTATATTTCAGAAGGACAACAGGTCAATATATGCAGAACTAAACCAGCAGGGATTGAATTTAAACTAAGGGGTTAAATAACCTGCAAGGAGCATCCACAGGAGTTGTTCCTGCCACTTCTCCAGGGTTTCCAGCTTCCAGTGTAGTTATGGTGTACACACTAGGGCAAAGTACCACAGATACAGCCAGTATTTAATGTCTTATCTCAGCTCAGTGGTAAAAATTACTTCTAGTATTAATAATTATCTTCAAAAGAGAAAAACTGATGACAGTTTTACCTCAAAAATATCCATTTGGCATATTTACATGATTGCAAATTCTCTATATAGCAGTAAGCACTTGACCCAGCCTTTTCAGTAACACTGCACCATATATACACTTCTATAGAATTTTCAGTTTTTGTAAAACCAACATGTTGCAATCCACCTTTGAAGCTGGTAGAgatcctggctcagagatagggacactaccactgtgtcacaagaattTCCCTGTGCAGAAGTTCAAGGAGGCCAGAACTGGTCTCACATGTTGGAGCAAAACAGGTGTCAGCAAATTAGCAGCATGTTTTACACTTGCCCAACTCTCCTTTCTGTCTAAGTTGGTTGAGAATAAAACATGATTCCAATTCACTGTCTTACATTTTATGCCACTGTCCAAGACCACTTCCAGCCTGTATATATGCCCTGAGTCCAGCAATTTTTGGCCTTTGAACACAAGCATTacactttgtttctcttttgacAATACACTTCCCAGTAAGCATTTCCAAGTATTAAGGAAGATGCAGAGTAGAAATGGTTCTGGTTGGGCAACAGCGTTGAGTTTCATAATTCTATTGTGTCACTGCTGATACTCAGCTGGTCAATTTGCCTGCAGATCTTGATGAACTCCACTTGTGTTGCTGAATCTGGGGGATCATTTTTATCCATGGTTTCTGGAGAAGACAAAGCTTGAAACTGCTTTGTTAACTGGGGGATACCATGAAGGCTTGTTGGAGAGGAGTCTCTGAAAGATTTTTGCTCAGGGTCAGTAGTTGAGAAGCCCGACTTCTCAGGTCTGGAGCAAAGCACCAAAGAGGATCCATCTTGTGAAGTTCTGCAGATGGAGTTGACAGAGCTATCCTCCCACCTTTCTGAAGACAAGGCTTGTgtcatgttgagcttcttgaaggtgttggtgatacCTCTGGCAATCTCTGTTCTTTCCACACCAACACAAGATGATGTCCGATATAGGCCTCTGTCTGCTGAATTCTCCTTGAAGACTTCATTGGTGCTCGCTGGCATTGACCTGTTGCCACAAAGGGACATATTGCTTGAACTGTGTAATTTTGACCAATGGAATAGACTTTCGGGAATGAGAGCCTCACTGAAAAGAGCTTCATCTATACTACGTCTTAGATTAATAGGTGAGGGTGGTCTTAGATCAACTGTGGAATCACTGTCTATCTGAACACTGATGAAGGAAGAAGTCCTGGAGGATCCACCATGTTTTAAATGGAAGTCCAGGTTTCTTATTTCACTGGTCTCACTGCTGTGATAGATCAAGTTGCTCTCCTCACCGCTGCTCAATTGGTTGTCAGGCATGGTGTAGAGGGGAACACATTCTGATTCATTTTGGATAATCACATCACAGTTTAATGTTTTCACCTGGTGGGGAGTTGACCATTGATTAGTGTTTGAAAGGATAGGAGCTTTCATGGATACATGTGTTGGAGACAGGCAAAACATTTTGTTCCAGTGGTTACGGTCTGATGTTTTAGAGGTACAGAACAATGGATAGATTCCAATAAGGGACATGGTGAGGCACATCCCTACTTCACATAAGCTGGTACCAAAATGGAAAATCCACCAAGGCCATGGCTGGAAAACGTGATCGCCAGCCAATCCTAGTCGGTATAGAATAGCATATAACTGTAATGCAGCACAGCTCAAGCTgaacactgcagtccacatggcCAGTTTGGCTACTCTTCCCCAGTGCTCTGTTTCTCTGAGGGGCCCAGCATTTAAAGTCTCCAGGCATGGTGTTGAAGTCTTCATGCTGTAGACCTGCATGCCAACCATACGTGCATGACAGTAAAATGTGAAATACAGGATAGACAAAATGGTTACCAAAACTACAAAGATCCCATGTGACACaaagaggaggaagggagcttgCTTTAGCAGAGTAATGACCAAGATTGTGCCAATAGTGAGTGTGAAGTGGAGAAAGATAATTGTGGTTAGGAAGCATGAACGCTGGAATCTTGATGTCCCTGCTTGTGGCCCAGACCTCAATGACAGGATGAGGACTACGACTCCAAAAGCAGAAGTAAGGCAAGGGAAGACCAAATCATAGAGAAGTAAGGCAACCATTGCAGGTAATTTGTGCTGATAACAGTAGGCATCGTAAAGGAAGATAAAAGTTCTTATTGAGCTTGTCAAGAATAGCAATCCATTGATAACCATGAAATAACCTAGGCCTGGTGGAGATCTGAAGGGAAGACAAAGGATACCAATAGCAGAGATGACTGTTACCAGGCAAAAGAGTGACCCCAATCCATAAACATGGAGGTCCCATGCCAATCCCCATTCAGCCAATGCAGTGTTCCAGTCTGTGTGGAGGAGTACAAATAATGGAGGGACACTTAGGAAGTGAGGGTTGAAAGATGCGTTttgtcctcctccttcagtgtcaGGATGAATGGTGTTCCAGACCTTATCTGAACTGCAGTTTCCATCCTTATTACCATTGGATACAGGGGTGGGGCCTATATCAGAAGAGTTTTCATCTCCAAGGATCAAATCTAGGCAAAAGAGGGAGAAGTTACAATGTAGAAACACCATAGCTGTAGCACAAGTATCTCAATATTCTACCCACTAACAATGTATTTAAAGCAACACAAACATAGAATTTATTTTAAGGatagcatggtggcttagtggttaacactgctgccacatagcgccagggacctgggttcaaatccagccatgggtgactgtggactttgtacattctccccatgtttgcttTGGTtacttctgggtgctctggtttcttccacagtccaaagatgtgtaggttaggtggattggccttgctaaattgccccatggtatctagggatgtgcagcGTAAGGATGGGGGAgctgggtctgaatgggatgttctttggagtgttagtgcagattcagtgggctgaatgtccACTTTCTACACTGTACGGACTCTATATTTCCATCATAAATTATAGTGATGAGAGAATTCTTGGTAAGGAATTTCCAATGTGCAAAACTCCCCTGTCTTTGAATGAAACAGATTGACCATTTAAATCACTACGTAGAAATCAAATCCTTTGTTAACATTTGAATGTATTAAACATCCTTGGCATAAGAATTTTCTATTTGGGTTAAACTCTGGTTAATCACATGTTTTGCTCATATACATTAATATGACTGCATTTTTAAACTATATTAGTTTGAAGTTGTCAGGTTGAGCACTTTGGGGCCAATTCTAACACCAGGTCTGTGAATTAAAATCTCATTGGTTCTCACTGTTGGTATTTCtccaaagtcagaaatcacatgtcaccaggttatagtccaacaggcttatttgatatcacaagcttttggaatgctgctcctttgtcaggtgaagtggagggaagcacaTAGGAcggaatttataggcagagaatTCATTGCAAGATAATTTCAGGTAATTAAGAGTGTGAAAAAatagtacaaatggtgtgagtggctGTTGAAAGGCTGaataacaaaagaacaaaagagaagtgcgGTATAAGAACAGGGTTATGGCCATCCAGGTCTGAGCCGATCATCATGCCCCGACTAAACCAGAAAACAAACCTTCTTCCTTtatttgtccatatccctctaaaccgtccctattcatgtagccatccagacaCCTCTCAAATGATGCGATCCGTGCTTCCTTCCACTACCtcatctggcagtgcattccaggttcgtaccactctctgcatgaaaaacgtCTCACACATTTCTCTTAAAAtttgccttctcaccttgaacctgtgcccccttgtaaatGAAACTTCaagcctgggaaaaagcctctggctatcttTCGTATCTTTGCCCgccataattttgtagacctttgtcaggtctcctctcaatcgccatctttccagtgaaaacattcctagcctttttaacctttcctcaaagCCAACGCCCTTGAGATCTTGCAcccatcctggtgaaccttctctgtccTTTATCCACAGCTTCCTCATCCTTCTGATACCATGGCGACCAAAGCTGCAcacgatattccaaatgcagcctaacaagggtttgatattgctgcaacatgttttgccaactcttgtactccatgccctggccgatgaaggcaagcatgccatatgccttcttaatcactttggccacctgtgttgccacttttagggaactgtggacctgcatgcccagattTGTCTCTTTGTTAACATTGTTAAAGTTTCTGCCattaacagtataattcacatCTAAAATTGACCCTCCTTGCGTTTGTCTGGAAgactttgcaggtgatcaaaagtgtcaaacagCTTGAGTAAATTGTCAGCAGCTGAATAGCAAATAAAGGGATGACCTGTGATCCGacaataacaaaatatcaaaaataagaTGGTATGCTCCAAGGTCAGAAATGGGTCATATCAAGCATTTCAAGGTCAGAGGTAATGCTTTGGCATTAACACAGACTTGAAAAGGACACCATCAACAGAATCACCATGATATTTCCATTCAATGTGACCATGATTCTTGTGGTATTGACAAGTTAGTGTTGAATTGTGAGCTATTTGTGCTCTCACCAGGTGCCTAATTACTTCTGGTTTCTGGCTGTGCTAGATTCATTTATTTTTGGATTCTTTCTGCAGTGAAAAGAGACAGATTTAATGTCATCATTCTGTTCTGAACTCAAATTACTGTTGCCAACTCTAGTTTGCCTTCCAGGTGCCTGGCCTTCCTCCCATAGTTCAcccaacacattcacacatgTGCACATCTTCCATATAAATTGAGAATTGAATAGACACCTTATTGAATGATTATTGACCAACAGTAAAATGGCCTTTCTTCCCCGCCACCCCGTCCAATACTTTTACAGCTAGTAAATTTATGCTAGAAACCTTAGGCTGGATTTTCCAAGGAGTGATATCACATTGAGATTGTCACTCTATTCCTTATTTCCCTAACAAAAGTGCGCTGCATTTCTGATAGGAGACTCCGATgagggctccttcagaaatgtggagccatTCTGACAGGTCACTCATCACAGATCAACCTGGAGGAAGTCAGTCACATTTCCCTTTGTCACAGCCaacttcccgaaacgtcagcttttgtgctcctgagatgctgcttggcctgctgggttcatccagcttcacactttgttatcttcattccACAGTGCCCTATTCTTTAAAGGTCCAGCATCAAAGACAACCACTTTGACAGCTCCTGTGAAAGGGTAAGTACACAAGATAAGTGAGGTTAGACTGTCAAGAGTGTAATGTGCAGGCAAATGGTGAGGTGTTTAGAATTAAGTCATGGTATATTGGATCTAGTGGGGGTGAGGGAGCACACGGGTCCCAATGGTTGAggagggttgggtgggggggaggtgaatATTAGGTCCTGGGGTGGCAGGATGTCAGCTCTGGTGCTGGGGTTGTGTCGAGTCCCAACAGGAGAGTGGATATTAAGTCCTGGGGATGGATAGGGGTATCAGGTCCAGAGGTGGAATAGGGAGGTCTTGGTTCCTGGGCTAGAAGGGGTGTATCAGTTccttgggggtggggagggtccCAAATGGAGAGACGGTGTTTGTTCAGGTCAGGGGGTTTAAGGGGTCTGATGGAGGTGTCGTTGAGGACATATAAGGTACATTGGACCCAGTCAAAAGGTTACTCAGGAATTAGACTAGGTTTTTAATAGTCTGACTTTTCCCAAGTAACAATTTACTTAACTGAAATGGAACCCTCCAAATTCAACAATTTGCTGCTAAAATGTTGTTATTcttgggagagagataatgggaactgcagatgctggagaattcacgataacaaagtgcggagctggatgaacacagcaggccaagcagcatctcaggagcacaaaagctgacctgtTTTTCCAAATCCTGTAGTCATTCATATGGTAAAAGAGGTGAACAGTTTTGTTGAGGTTTCACCAAGTACTGGAAGGTCTACAACAAAAatatattgctggagaaactcagcaggtctggcgtcaactgtgggaagaaagcagagctaaaATTTCGATTCTGGTGATTCTTTCGAACTAGAAGATCTACATTTCctggagatagtaaggactgcggatgctggaagtcaaagttgataaaatatggagctggatgagcacagcaggtcagatagcatcaggAAATCAGTAAAGTCGATAttttaggtctggacccttcatcaataCTGATCTACATTTCCTGAGCTTGTCTGTCTTGCATTGTTCTAGCAACGAAAGCTATAGCAAACAACTTCTGAGACAACACCAAAAAGATTTTTATTAATGTCAATAATTGCTTCCCCTTCCTCATAGGTTGACAATAGGTTCATAAGGTTGATAGCTCAGCACATGAACTGCCCATAATAGAAGTACAGAATATGTTCAAGCTATTCATATGATGTTGCCCTGACTGAATAATGAAGTTTCCTTTTTTACTCCAGGTTCTGCTTTAGGTCTTCATTTTAGTGATGTGGCATCTCTTGCTCAGGAATTAGAGGATAAAGATACTGATGGCATAGGATTAAAAGGTAATGAAGAACATAGCTAAATTCAGCAATGAACAAAAAATAACATTAATCTAGGGCTAAATAGACTGTAAGTTCAATGTGTGTTTTCATTTTTGGGTTCACATTGAACTTGGGTTCGACAAGTGAAACCAGTCTCATACTTACACTGTAAATGGACAAGTGTGTGTCTCAGAATGAGGCAGGTATTTTTGTGGAGGCTGACTGGAGCTTTCCGATGTGAACTGTGATGCATCAAGACGATCACCCTGACCTCCTGAGTTGATTAGGCTACTTAAAATTCAGCTACCGTAATCTTCCAAATGAAGGGACAGCAAAAATCATTATGATGCAGGAGTCTAGGGATTTACTGGGGCTACCATGTAAGGGgtatggtaagtaagtttgctTGTGACATCAAAATtgctggtgtagtggacagtgaagcaaATAATAttggagtacaacaggaccttgatcagatgagccaatggtcCAAGGAGTGGCTGACAGCATTtaagcaagtgtgaggtgttggatTTTGGTAAGGCACATCAGAGCGGTACTTATAAACTTAATAGtagagtcctggggagtgttgctgaacaaaaagaccttggagtgcaggttcgcAGTTCCTTGAAGATGGAGTCATAGGCAGGCAGGGTAGTGACGCaggcgtttggtacgcttgcttatattggtcagtgcattgagtacaggagttggatgtcatgttgcagttgtaaaggacaagttaggccatttttgaaatactgcattcaattctgctctcccagcaagaagaaagatgttattaaacttgaaagggctcagaaaaaatttagaaggatattgccgggttggagggtttgagctatagggagacgctgaatagactggggctattttccttggagcatcggaggctgaggagtgaccttatagaggtatataaaagcataaatgacatggataaggtgaataaccaggGCCTCTTCCCCAGGAtatgggaatccaaaactagaaggcataggtttaaggagagacgGGCAAGATTTATATgggcctaagaggcaacttttcatgcagagtgacGCTtgtgtggaaggagctgccaggg is a window of Stegostoma tigrinum isolate sSteTig4 chromosome 25, sSteTig4.hap1, whole genome shotgun sequence DNA encoding:
- the LOC125463353 gene encoding proline-rich transmembrane protein 4-like, which codes for MLCKSIILANIISSIIIGSKVASFQVGEHEVSQVNSPSSQPNVTGVVHLSTRQEEFKLNLPPVSSALTAETASSMSPLSVSKVPRPHASARQVDTRPLLTSWVPTVLPVDSGASTESLRIPHIQLESSNKTMNAVLFNHEEVGTPQHTGQLHMTPFSNGNQVDILLSKGNSQGPIPSNSPVLTSKTLYGESSDFSVQNPPSTALQPTGSTTTSSFSPIDVAMVKTIHNSPQDPSHAGSVGPIYTYPRPQQRVVTTQNPELLTKTKATSKPAFDILNTDRSVLFSVSELQPGILRPTSTSITHQAITLIVDQSSIRSSTYPITSKTATQFGEGELFNNTTTSKTAQERTASTSRSDGMGSPNKGTWDSLSVTTIHSTPNYQIHQTKNKEKTTDLILGDENSSDIGPTPVSNGNKDGNCSSDKVWNTIHPDTEGGGQNASFNPHFLSVPPLFVLLHTDWNTALAEWGLAWDLHVYGLGSLFCLVTVISAIGILCLPFRSPPGLGYFMVINGLLFLTSSIRTFIFLYDAYCYQHKLPAMVALLLYDLVFPCLTSAFGVVVLILSLRSGPQAGTSRFQRSCFLTTIIFLHFTLTIGTILVITLLKQAPFLLFVSHGIFVVLVTILSILYFTFYCHARMVGMQVYSMKTSTPCLETLNAGPLRETEHWGRVAKLAMWTAVFSLSCAALQLYAILYRLGLAGDHVFQPWPWWIFHFGTSLCEVGMCLTMSLIGIYPLFCTSKTSDRNHWNKMFCLSPTHVSMKAPILSNTNQWSTPHQVKTLNCDVIIQNESECVPLYTMPDNQLSSGEESNLIYHSSETSEIRNLDFHLKHGGSSRTSSFISVQIDSDSTVDLRPPSPINLRRSIDEALFSEALIPESLFHWSKLHSSSNMSLCGNRSMPASTNEVFKENSADRGLYRTSSCVGVERTEIARGITNTFKKLNMTQALSSERWEDSSVNSICRTSQDGSSLVLCSRPEKSGFSTTDPEQKSFRDSSPTSLHGIPQLTKQFQALSSPETMDKNDPPDSATQVEFIKICRQIDQLSISSDTIEL